A single Longimicrobiales bacterium DNA region contains:
- the thyX gene encoding FAD-dependent thymidylate synthase, whose amino-acid sequence METKRPTSPAAEEILGGYFPVLDHGFVSLVDYMGSDEDVERAARVSYGFGTRQVSATRGLVRYLRRHKHTTPSEMVEFKFHCAMPMFVARQWIRHRTASVNELSARYSLMPLLFYMPDQEQFSLQSKSNNQGRDGGAPEEVYREASARWEKLRADSGDAYRWMLEEDVAREIARIDLPVSTYTQWYWKIDLHNLLHFLSLRVDTRAQWEIQQFAQVIAAMVKRVAPLSYEAWIDYDLGAEPVTRVEREVLSKLVQGADDGITVVDGASVSTDEMKAAGLSAREIRELLEKLEAPGHPDFELDMSRMKSADEMAADMFEAVPDSFE is encoded by the coding sequence ATGGAAACGAAGAGACCCACCAGCCCGGCGGCCGAGGAGATTCTCGGCGGATATTTCCCCGTTCTCGACCACGGCTTCGTGTCGCTGGTGGATTACATGGGATCCGATGAAGACGTCGAGCGAGCGGCTCGGGTGAGTTACGGATTCGGTACCCGACAGGTTTCGGCGACTCGGGGACTTGTGCGGTATCTCCGACGGCACAAACACACGACGCCGTCGGAAATGGTCGAGTTCAAGTTCCACTGCGCCATGCCCATGTTCGTAGCACGCCAGTGGATTCGGCATCGGACCGCCTCGGTCAACGAGCTGTCCGCTCGTTACTCGTTGATGCCGCTTCTCTTCTATATGCCGGACCAGGAGCAGTTCTCGCTGCAGAGCAAGTCGAACAATCAGGGCCGCGACGGTGGGGCGCCCGAAGAGGTGTATCGTGAAGCCTCGGCGCGCTGGGAGAAGCTTCGCGCAGATTCAGGGGATGCGTATCGGTGGATGCTCGAAGAAGACGTAGCTCGTGAGATCGCCCGTATCGACCTGCCTGTATCGACGTATACTCAATGGTACTGGAAAATCGATCTGCACAATCTCCTCCACTTCCTGTCTCTGCGTGTGGATACGAGAGCTCAATGGGAGATCCAGCAGTTCGCTCAGGTCATTGCAGCAATGGTGAAGCGAGTCGCGCCGCTTTCTTACGAAGCCTGGATTGACTATGACCTCGGCGCTGAGCCGGTAACTCGAGTGGAGCGGGAAGTCCTCTCCAAGCTCGTGCAGGGAGCCGATGACGGTATCACGGTAGTCGATGGCGCTTCGGTCTCAACTGACGAAATGAAGGCAGCGGGTTTGTCGGCACGGGAGATTCGCGAGCTCCTTGAGAAGCTTGAAGCGCCGGGACACCCCGACTTCGAGCTGGACATGAGCAGGATGAAGTCTGCCGATGAGATGGCAGCGGATATGTTCGAGGCGGTACCGGACAGCTTCGAGTAG